A genome region from Euphorbia lathyris chromosome 4, ddEupLath1.1, whole genome shotgun sequence includes the following:
- the LOC136226010 gene encoding serine/threonine-protein kinase SRK2A → MDKYELVKDIGAGNFGVARLMRNKDTKELVAMKYIERGHKIDENVAREIINHRSLRHPNIIRFKEVVLTPTHLAIVMEYAAGGELFERICNAGRFSEDEARYFFQQLISGVSYCHSLQICHRDLKLENTLLDGSPAPRLKICDFGYSKSSLLHSRPKSTVGTPAYIAPEVLSRREYDGKMADVWSCGVTLYVMLVGAYPFEDQEDPKNFRKTINKIMAVQYKIPDYVHISQDCRHLLSRIFVANPSRRITIKEIKSHPWFLKNLPRELTEAAQAMYYRKENPTFSLQTAEEIMKIVEEAKKSPPVSRSIGGFGWGVEEDGDGKEDDAEAEAEAEAEAETEAEEEEEDEYEKRVKEAQASGEFNVS, encoded by the exons ATGGACAAGTACGAGTTGGTGAAAGATATAGGAGCCGGAAATTTCGGTGTGGCCAGGCTTATGAGGAACAAGGACACCAAGGAGCTCGTCGCCATGAAGTACATCGAACGCGGCCATAAG ATTGATGAGAATGTGGCAAGGGAGATCATAAATCACAGATCACTTCGTCACCCAAACATAATTCGCTTCAAGGAG GTGGTTTTGACACCAACCCATCTGGCCATTGTTATGGAGTATGCTGCAGGAGGAGAGCTCTTTGAGCGTATCTGCAATGCTGGAAGATTCAGTGAAGACGag GCTAGATACTTCTTCCAACAGCTGATTTCTGGTGTCAGCTACTGTCATTCCCTG CAAATTTGTCATAGAGACTTGAAGTTGGAAAATACCTTGTTGGATGGAAGCCCAGCACCACGTCTGAAAATTTGTGATTTTGGATACTCCAAG TCATCGTTGCTGCATTCAAGACCTAAATCTACAGTTGGCACTCCGGCATATATTGCCCCGGAGGTGCTTTCCCGGAGAGAATATGATGGCAAG ATGGCAGATGTATGGTCCTGTGGGGTGACTTTGTATGTTATGCTGGTTGGAGCATACCCATTTGAAGACCAAGAGGACCCAAAGAATTTCAGGAAAACTATCAAC AAAATAATGGCTGTCCAGTATAAGATTCCTGACTATGTCCACATATCTCAAGATTGCAGACATCTTCTGTCTCGCATATTTGTTGCAAACCCATCCAGG AGGATTACCATTAAAGAAATCAAGAGCCATCCATGGTTTTTGAAGAACTTGCCAAGGGAACTAACAGAAGCAGCTCAAGCAATGTACTACAGGAAAGAGAATCCTACTTTTTCCTTGCAAACTGCTGAAGAGATCATGAAGATCGTGGAAGAGGCCAAAAAGTCTCCTCCTGTTTCTCGATCCATTGGAGGCTTTGGCTGGGGAGTAGAAGAGGATGGCGATGGAAAGGAAGATGATGCAGAAGCTGAGGCAGAGGCGGAGGCAGAGGCAGAGACTGAAGccgaggaagaagaggaagatgaaTACGAAAAGAGAGTTAAGGAGGCACAAGCAAGCGGAGAATTTAATGTGAGTTAA